The following are encoded in a window of Paenibacillaceae bacterium GAS479 genomic DNA:
- a CDS encoding putative MFS transporter, AGZA family, xanthine/uracil permease, with protein METLFKLKERNTTIRTEILAGITTFFTMVYIVIVNPGVLSEAGMDFNGVFVATVLASMVATLIMGLASNYPIAIAPGMGLNAYFAFSVVGGEGITWQTALGAVFVAGVIFVLLSLTSFRYMLLDAIPSSLKHAITVGIGLFITFIGLQSSGIIVDSPATLLTLGSLSAPMTLLTIIGLIVSLVLMSYRVKGYLFIGMLVTAVIAAFMGLLNFPDKFMSMPTGLSATAFQMDIGGVFSNGLYAVIFTFLLITLFDTTGTMLGVAEQAGLTTKDGKFPRSRGALLADAVGTTAGAVLGTSPTSAYIESSAGVAVGGRTGLTAVTVSVLLGLTLFFSPIVAVLAAVPAITAPSLIIVGFLMISVVSKIDWSDFEVVFPAFLIIVLMPLTYSIATGIGVGFIAYPILKAVKGKWREVHPIFYLFAVLFFVQLVFFAH; from the coding sequence ATGGAAACATTATTCAAACTCAAAGAAAGAAACACTACAATTAGAACGGAAATTCTGGCTGGCATTACTACGTTTTTTACGATGGTATATATCGTCATTGTGAATCCTGGTGTACTTAGCGAAGCTGGAATGGATTTTAACGGTGTGTTTGTAGCGACGGTATTAGCAAGTATGGTTGCTACACTAATTATGGGGCTCGCTTCGAATTATCCGATAGCGATAGCTCCTGGAATGGGGCTTAATGCTTACTTTGCTTTTAGTGTTGTAGGCGGAGAAGGGATTACGTGGCAGACGGCACTCGGAGCCGTTTTCGTTGCAGGAGTAATATTCGTATTATTATCTTTAACTTCATTTCGATATATGCTGTTGGATGCAATCCCTTCAAGCTTGAAGCATGCAATTACGGTTGGGATTGGATTGTTCATCACATTTATTGGACTGCAGAGCTCCGGAATTATCGTGGACTCTCCTGCCACATTGCTTACGTTAGGTTCGCTTTCTGCACCTATGACGCTGCTCACCATCATCGGACTGATTGTGTCGCTTGTGCTCATGTCCTATCGGGTAAAGGGCTACCTATTCATAGGGATGCTGGTAACAGCGGTCATTGCAGCATTCATGGGATTGCTTAATTTTCCCGACAAGTTCATGTCAATGCCAACTGGGCTCTCGGCGACTGCTTTTCAAATGGATATTGGCGGTGTTTTCTCAAATGGTCTTTATGCCGTAATCTTTACTTTCCTGCTCATTACGTTGTTCGATACGACGGGGACCATGCTTGGAGTTGCTGAGCAAGCGGGATTGACCACCAAGGATGGAAAGTTCCCTCGTTCGCGTGGAGCGTTACTAGCGGATGCTGTAGGGACGACAGCAGGTGCAGTTCTCGGAACAAGTCCAACCTCTGCGTATATTGAGTCCAGTGCCGGTGTTGCAGTAGGCGGCAGAACCGGGCTGACAGCAGTAACGGTAAGTGTTCTTCTTGGGCTAACGCTATTTTTCTCGCCCATTGTTGCGGTGCTCGCTGCTGTTCCAGCCATTACAGCGCCTTCGTTAATCATAGTCGGATTTCTCATGATTAGCGTCGTATCCAAAATTGACTGGAGCGACTTCGAGGTTGTATTCCCAGCGTTCTTGATTATCGTGCTTATGCCTTTGACTTACAGCATCGCTACGGGGATCGGCGTTGGTTTCATTGCGTATCCGATCTTAAAAGCTGTGAAGGGCAAATGGCGTGAGGTTCATCCGATTTTCTACTTGTTCGCCGTGTTGTTCTTTGTTCAGCTTGTGTTTTTCGCTCATTAA
- a CDS encoding Cytosine/adenosine deaminase, whose protein sequence is MSEAYWLTNVRLESGYRFQEGFVTETVTESCHVLIESGTISEIVPAITALNDDLPKKDAGNLLALPSFIEKHCHLDKTILGDSWRAVRPASSIFERFEIEKNVLPTLPTTVKERAEQLLGTLLQAGSTHVRTHVDIYPEVGLRNLEAVQEALATYGGKLSHEIVAFPQHGLLLSNSVNFVREALRSGAGLVGGVDPANVDGNMEASLQQMMELAVEANAGVDLHLHDGGQTGLATIKRLAALTEDAGWQGRVSVSHAFSLGDMAGQEADEIMQMLAELGITIITSVPIGRVIPPVNLLHERNVSVAVGCDNIFDSWSPFGNGDILERVGRLAERFGRSTEQALAETLGFITGGITPLNKLGQQVWPKAGDKASMVLVEASCSAEAVARRSKRQAVMYKGNIVSGRLS, encoded by the coding sequence ATGAGCGAAGCTTATTGGTTAACGAACGTCCGGTTGGAGAGCGGGTATCGATTCCAGGAGGGCTTTGTTACGGAGACCGTAACGGAAAGCTGCCATGTGTTAATTGAAAGCGGTACCATATCAGAGATTGTCCCCGCTATTACTGCACTGAACGATGATCTTCCGAAAAAAGACGCTGGAAATTTGCTGGCGCTGCCTTCTTTTATTGAAAAACACTGTCACCTGGACAAGACGATCCTCGGCGATTCATGGAGGGCGGTACGACCCGCATCCAGTATTTTTGAACGCTTTGAAATTGAAAAAAATGTGCTGCCAACCTTGCCTACAACGGTAAAAGAACGGGCTGAGCAGCTGCTCGGAACATTGCTGCAAGCCGGATCGACCCATGTTCGAACTCATGTCGACATTTATCCGGAAGTGGGTTTGCGAAATTTGGAGGCCGTGCAAGAGGCACTAGCCACTTATGGGGGCAAATTATCGCATGAGATTGTGGCGTTTCCACAGCATGGCCTGCTCCTCAGCAACAGCGTGAACTTCGTCAGGGAAGCGTTACGTAGTGGAGCTGGATTGGTGGGAGGAGTCGACCCGGCAAACGTCGACGGCAATATGGAGGCGTCCCTGCAGCAGATGATGGAGCTTGCAGTGGAAGCTAACGCTGGCGTAGATTTGCATTTGCATGACGGAGGCCAAACGGGTCTAGCGACCATCAAGAGACTGGCAGCGCTCACGGAAGATGCAGGCTGGCAAGGCAGAGTGTCGGTGAGCCATGCTTTTTCATTGGGGGATATGGCCGGACAGGAAGCCGATGAAATAATGCAGATGCTTGCCGAGCTTGGAATCACGATCATTACGAGCGTACCCATCGGCAGAGTAATCCCTCCGGTGAATCTCCTTCATGAGAGAAACGTGTCAGTAGCGGTAGGCTGTGATAACATTTTCGATTCTTGGTCTCCTTTTGGAAACGGAGATATATTGGAGCGCGTGGGCCGGTTGGCGGAGCGATTCGGAAGAAGCACGGAGCAGGCGTTAGCCGAGACTTTAGGGTTCATTACAGGCGGCATAACACCGCTGAACAAATTAGGGCAGCAGGTCTGGCCGAAAGCAGGGGACAAAGCCAGCATGGTGCTCGTGGAAGCAAGCTGTTCTGCAGAAGCGGTGGCGAGAAGGTCGAAGCGACAAGCCGTGATGTATAAAGGAAACATCGTTTCGGGCAGACTTAGCTGA
- a CDS encoding prolyl 4-hydroxylase — MIGDTTEKERTIFDHTGNSIKTEDREIRILAKYEAPLVVVLGNVLSDEECDELIKHSREQLQRSKIGGDHAVNPIRTSSGVFCDQNETVARIEKRFSQIMNIPIEHGDGLQVLMYTPGQEYQPHHDFFAETSRASANNRISTLVMYLNDVEEGGKTTFPMLNISVIPNKGTAVYFEYFYNNQELNDFTLHAGTPVIKGEKWVATMWMRRQALRLP, encoded by the coding sequence ATGATAGGGGATACCACAGAAAAAGAGCGGACGATATTTGATCATACTGGGAATTCAATCAAGACAGAAGATCGAGAGATTCGTATTCTTGCCAAGTATGAGGCGCCATTGGTTGTCGTACTAGGAAATGTGCTTAGCGATGAGGAATGCGATGAGCTAATAAAACATTCTAGGGAACAATTGCAACGTTCAAAAATAGGTGGAGATCATGCAGTCAATCCGATTAGAACGAGCAGTGGGGTTTTCTGTGATCAGAATGAGACGGTGGCAAGAATCGAGAAGCGATTCTCTCAAATTATGAATATTCCAATCGAGCATGGCGACGGCTTGCAAGTTCTGATGTATACCCCTGGTCAAGAGTATCAACCTCATCATGATTTCTTTGCAGAAACGAGTCGAGCAAGTGCTAACAATCGAATTAGTACGCTCGTGATGTACTTGAATGATGTAGAGGAAGGCGGGAAAACGACATTCCCCATGCTTAATATCTCCGTTATTCCTAATAAAGGCACGGCTGTTTACTTTGAATATTTTTACAACAATCAAGAATTAAACGATTTTACTCTACACGCAGGTACACCAGTGATCAAAGGAGAAAAGTGGGTTGCCACGATGTGGATGAGAAGACAAGCCCTTCGCTTACCCTAG
- a CDS encoding Protein N-acetyltransferase, RimJ/RimL family: MRLETDRLIIREFTHEDTASVHQYASDIEVARHTIWGPNTEEETREFIERVIEMQGQQSRIDYEFAVILKESNELIGGCGIHTSEPREAEIGYCFNPTYWRKGYASEAAGALVQFGFGELGLHRIYARCRPENTGSAKVMERIGMKYEGHLRGHMWYKGVWHDSLQYSILEHELPSNRCSDFSASIKKGPS; encoded by the coding sequence ATGCGGCTTGAAACGGACCGTCTCATTATACGGGAATTTACACATGAGGATACTGCTTCTGTTCATCAGTATGCATCGGATATCGAAGTTGCCAGACACACGATTTGGGGGCCGAACACGGAAGAAGAAACCCGTGAATTCATTGAGCGAGTAATCGAAATGCAAGGGCAACAATCACGTATTGATTATGAATTCGCTGTAATATTGAAAGAAAGCAACGAACTGATCGGAGGCTGCGGCATCCATACTTCAGAGCCGAGAGAAGCTGAAATTGGTTATTGCTTCAATCCGACCTATTGGCGAAAAGGATATGCATCAGAGGCCGCAGGGGCTCTGGTTCAATTCGGATTCGGAGAGCTTGGCTTACACCGCATCTATGCGAGATGCCGTCCTGAAAACACGGGCTCTGCGAAAGTCATGGAACGCATCGGCATGAAATATGAGGGCCATTTGCGTGGGCATATGTGGTACAAAGGGGTATGGCATGATTCTTTACAGTATTCGATCTTGGAACATGAATTGCCTTCGAACAGGTGTTCAGATTTCTCTGCCTCCATTAAGAAGGGGCCGTCCTAA